The following are encoded together in the Citrus sinensis cultivar Valencia sweet orange chromosome 1, DVS_A1.0, whole genome shotgun sequence genome:
- the LOC102621207 gene encoding proteasome subunit beta type-6 yields MDLKMEDFNAPHSMGTTIIGVTYNGGVVLGADSRTSTGVYVANRASDKITQLTDNVYLCRSGSAADSQTVSDYVRYFLHQHTIQLGQPATVKVAANLVRLLSYNNKNFLQTGMIVGGWDKYEGGKIYGVPLGGTIIEQPFAIGGSGSSYLYGFFDQAWKEGMTKEEAEQLVVKAVSLAIARDGASGGVVRTVTINSEGVSRKFYPGDTLPLWHEELEPQNSLLDMMNVASPEPMNM; encoded by the exons ATGGATCTGAAGATGGAAGATTTTAACGCGCCACACTCGATGGGTACTACTATCATCGGCGTCACTTACAACGGCGGCGTTGTCCTCGGCGCCGATTCTCGTACTAGCACCG GGGTGTATGTTGCTAACCGAGCTTCAGACAAGATTACGCAGCTCACTGATAATGTCTACCTTTGCCGCTCGGGATCG GCTGCAGATTCTCAGACTGTCTCCGACTATGTTCGCTACTTCCTTCATCAACACAC GATACAGCTAGGGCAGCCTGCAACTGTTAAAGTTGCTGCCAATCTTGTCAGGCTGCTATCCTACAATAACAAG AACTTTTTGCAAACTGGAATGATTGTTGGCGGTTGGGATAAGTATGAAGGTGGTAAAATATATGGAGTTCCTCTTGGAGGAACAATAATTGAGCAGCCTTTTGCAATTGGAG GATCTGGCTCAAGTTACCTGTATGGGTTTTTTGATCAGGCATGGAAAGAGGGAATGACCAAGGAAGAAGCTGAG CAATTAGTGGTTAAAGCAGTTTCTCTTGCCATTGCGCGTGATGGTGCTAGTGGAGGTGTTGTTCGAACCGTCACA ATTAATTCTGAAGGAGTGAGCAGAAAGTTCTACCCTGGCGACACACTTCCATTGTGGCATGAGGAGTTGGAGCCGCAAAATTCGTTGCTGGACATGATGAATGTAGCTAGTCCTGAGCCGATGAACATGTGA
- the LOC102622682 gene encoding uncharacterized protein LOC102622682 isoform X1, which translates to MKSPKNSGDETRVDIQFNLQQENVPLLLQPSYARSKSLLFDELRNFRISLKWCALDHSSCFGKFISYFAFIFLAIIVPLISSLCIKVPSSTQDCAQDGPVSFNKLVQFPESGLALVGFFILSRFFSKYGLRHLLFLDGLQEDSLFVRRGYTRELDKAFRYLACILLPSFFVELAHKIIYFSTVRVSFPGGGGDPWINSIVMFVLVLASWVYRTGLYLLVCVMFRLTCELHILRFEGLHNMFEGRRSGSDAGFIFREHLRIRKQLSATSHRYRFFIIASLVVISISQMGALLLILGTHADKSFFSSGELVVCSAVELSGFFLCVLGAARITHRAQGITSVATRWHMTATCASVGGSDSGKGNAGEAADHDQCRDSTSSSSDSDSSSDINIKVLSSQEPPSFQIRQALVAYLQHNNGGITLFGFALDRGLLHTIFAFEFSLVLWILSKVVVLS; encoded by the exons ATGAAGTCCCCCAAAAACTCCGGTGATGAAACCCGAGTGGACATCCAATTCAACCTGCAGCAGGAGAACGTGCCCTTACTACTACAGCCCTCATATGCAAGATCAAAATCTTTACTCTTTGATGAGCTACGCAACTTTAGAATAAGCCTCAAGTGGTGTGCATTAGATCACTCTTCATGTTTTGGCAAGTTCATATCATATTTCGCATTCATATTCCTCGCCATTATCGTCCCACTCATCAGTTCACTCTGCATTAAGGTCCCATCATCAACACAGGATTGTGCACAAGACGGCCCCGTTTCGTTCAACAAGTTGGTTCAGTTCCCTGAGTCTGGGTTAGCCCTAGTGGGCTTCTTTATACTCTCAAGATTTTTCAGCAAATATGGGCTGCGGCACCTCTTGTTCCTCGATGGCTTACAGGAGGATTCGTTGTTTGTTAGACGTGGATACACGCGCGAGCTTGACAAAGCATTTCGATACCTTGCATGCATACTTTTACCATCTTTCTTCGTGGAGCTTGCACACAAAATCATCTACTTTTCAACGGTGAGGGTGTCGTTCCCCGGCGGCGGGGGGGATCCATGGATCAATTCGATCGTGATGTTTGTGCTGGTTTTAGCATCATGGGTTTATCGAACGGGTTTGTACTTGTTGGTTTGTGTAATGTTTCGGTTAACATGTGAGCTTCATATATTGAGGTTTGAGGGTTTGCATAACATGTTTGAAGGACGTCGATCCGGATCCGACGCTGGATTTATATTCAGAGAACATTTAAGGATTAGGAAACAATTATCGGCAACCAGTCATCGGTACCGCTTCTTTATCATTGCAAGTCTTGTTGTGATCAGCATCAGTCAAATGGGAGCTTTGCTGCTGATTTTGGGTACACATGCGGATAAGAGTTTCTTCAGTTCTGGTGAACTTGTG GTGTGCTCGGCTGTTGAACTGAGTGGGTTCTTTCTGTGCGTGTTGGGGGCGGCAAGAATCACGCATAGAGCTCAAGGGATAACATCAGTTGCAACAAGATGGCATATGACAGCGACATGCGCTTCTGTTGGCGGATCCGATTCCGGGAAAGGCAACGCCGGAGAGGCAGCTGACCATGATCAATGCAGAGACAGTACTAGTAGTAGCAGTGACTCCGACTCTTCATCAGACATTAACATTAAAGTTCTTTCCTCTCAAGAACCACCCTCCTTCCAAATAAGGCAAGCTCTAG TGGCATATTTGCAACACAACAATGGGGGTATCACGCTGTTTGGATTTGCGCTTGATCGTGGATTACTTCATACAATCTTTGCATTTGAGTTCTCTTTGGTACTGTGGATTCTAAGTAAAGTGGTTGTGTTGTCTTAA
- the LOC102623182 gene encoding probable LRR receptor-like serine/threonine-protein kinase At4g31250, whose product MAKEAATNRNSHPTTILLMLLAACFVVATCRGETDAEKLLKFRNSLTTSNGGDSALKDWEESPTPCTNDTQNWTGVRCSRGIVIGLRLENMNLMGMIDVDTLSRLPGLRSLSFINNSFDGPMPSVGKLTLRALYLSLNKFTGEIPSDAFAGMDQLKKVHLARNHFSGQIPKSLAGLQKLLQLNLEGNSFQGKIPDFPLAHLTLLDLSYNQLVGRIPDTLSNFDATSFQGNKGLCGKPLEACKSSISKKTILIICTVAGATLALAAIVAFSCTRGNNSKTSEPIIVNETQETKALKKYGANNYHDMGQNEIQSSDCYFVNSQNDEISKLHFVNNDREMFELNDLLRASAEVLGSGSFGSSYKAVLLTGPAMVVKRFRQMSNVGKEDFHEHMTRLGSLSHPNLLPLIAFYYRKEEKLLVSDFVPNGSLANLLHVRRAPGQPGLDWPIRLKIIKGVAKGLAYLYKEFPGVTLPHGHLKSSNVLLDNAYEPLLIDYALVPIVNKEHAQLHMVAYKSPEFNQTDGVTRKTDVWSLGILILELLTGKFPANYLAQGKGANADLATWVNSVVREEWTGEVFDKDMRGTKSGEGEMLKLLKIGMCCCEWNAERRWDLREAVEKITELKERDNDNEDYSSYASEDYVYSSRAMTDEDFSFSVAG is encoded by the exons ATGGCAAAGGAAGCAGCAACTAATCGTAATTCGCATCCAACAACGATACTGTTAATGTTGCTAGCAGCATGCTTCGTTGTGGCGACATGCAGGGGAGAAACGGATGCTGAAAAACTGCTCAAGTTCAGGAACTCATTAACAACATCAAACGGCGGCGACTCTGCGCTCAAGGACTGGGAAGAATCCCCCACTCCTTGCACCAACGACACTCAAAACTGGACTGGTGTGCGTTGCTCCCGCGGCATTGTGATTGGACTGAGATTGGAGAACATGAATCTAATGGGGATGATTGACGTTGACACACTTTCCCGGTTGCCAGGTTTACGTTCTTTGAGTTTCATTAACAACAGCTTTGACGGTCCCATGCCTAGTGTCGGCAAGCTTACATTGAGGGCCCtgtatttgtcactcaacaaATTCACTGGTGAAATTCCTTCTGATGCATTTGCTGGCATGGACCAACTGAAGAAGGTTCATCTGGCAAGAAACCACTTCTCCGGTCAAATTCCTAAGTCACTTGCCGGATTGCAAAAGCTACTCCAGCTGAATCTTGAGGGCAACTCTTTTCAAGGCAAGATTCCCGATTTTCCATTGGCCCATCTCACCTTGCTCGATCTTTCTTACAATCAATTGGTGGGTCGGATACCCGACACCTTGAGTAATTTCGATGCAACTTCATTTCAAG GTAATAAAGGTCTATGTGGAAAGCCTCTAGAGGCATGCAAATCCTCAATCTCCAAGAAAACTATCTTAATAATTTGCACAGTAGCTGGTGCTACACTTGCATTAGCTGCTATCGTTGCATTTTCCTGTACTCGCGGCAACAATTCTAAGACATCAGAGCCAATCATCGTCAATGAAACCCAAGAGACAAAAGCCCTTAAGAAATATGGTGCTAATAATTATCATGATATGGGACAAAATGAAATCCAATCATCTGACTGCTACTTTGTCAATTCTCAAAATGATGAGATTAGCAAGCTTCATTTTGTTAACAATGACAGGGAAATGTTTGAGTTGAATGATCTACTTAGAGCCTCTGCTGAAGTACTGGGCAGCGGCAGCTTTGGATCGTCTTATAAAGCTGTTCTTTTGACTGGGCCTGCCATGGTTGTTAAGAGGTTTAGGCAAATGAGCAATGTGGGCAAAGAAGATTTTCATGAACACATGACAAGGCTTGGAAGCTTGTCACATCCTAATTTGCTTCCACTTATAGCTTTCTACTATAGAAAAGAAGAGAAGCTTCTTGTTTCCGACTTTGTTCCCAATGGCAGCTTGGCTAATCTTCTCCATG TTAGACGAGCCCCTGGGCAGCCGGGACTTGACTGGCCAATACGCTTGAAGATCATCAAAGGAGTGGCAAAGGGGTTGGCATATCTCTACAAAGAGTTCCCTGGCGTAACATTACCACATGGTCActtaaaatcatcaaatgtCCTTCTTGATAATGCTTATGAGCCTCTCTTGATAGATTATGCACTAGTGCCAATAGTGAACAAAGAGCATGCTCAATTACACATGGTTGCCTACAAGTCCCCTGAATTCAACCAAACGGACGGCGTAACAAGGAAGACTGACGTGTGGAGTCTTGGAATACTAATACTGGAATTGTTAACAGGAAAATTCCCAGCAAATTATCTAGCACAAGGGAAAGGTGCGAATGCGGATTTGGCCACATGGGTGAATTCGGTTGTGAGGGAAGAGTGGACGGGGGAAGTGTTTGATAAGGATATGAGAGGGACAAAGAGTGGTGAGGGTGAGATGTTGAAGCTGTTGAAGATTGGGATGTGCTGCTGTGAATGGAATGCAGAGAGGAGGTGGGATTTGAGAGAGGCTGTGGAGAAGATAACGGAGTTGAAGGAGAGGGATAATGATAATGAAGATTACTCTTCATATGCTAGTGAGGATTATGTCTACTCTTCTAGAGCAATGACTGATGAGGACTTCTCATTCTCAGTAGCTGGCTGA
- the LOC102622682 gene encoding uncharacterized protein LOC102622682 isoform X2, with the protein MKSPKNSGDETRVDIQFNLQQENVPLLLQPSYARSKSLLFDELRNFRISLKWCALDHSSCFGKFISYFAFIFLAIIVPLISSLCIKVPSSTQDCAQDGPVSFNKLVQFPESGLALVGFFILSRFFSKYGLRHLLFLDGLQEDSLFVRRGYTRELDKAFRYLACILLPSFFVELAHKIIYFSTVRVSFPGGGGDPWINSIVMFVLVLASWVYRTGRRSGSDAGFIFREHLRIRKQLSATSHRYRFFIIASLVVISISQMGALLLILGTHADKSFFSSGELVVCSAVELSGFFLCVLGAARITHRAQGITSVATRWHMTATCASVGGSDSGKGNAGEAADHDQCRDSTSSSSDSDSSSDINIKVLSSQEPPSFQIRQALVAYLQHNNGGITLFGFALDRGLLHTIFAFEFSLVLWILSKVVVLS; encoded by the exons ATGAAGTCCCCCAAAAACTCCGGTGATGAAACCCGAGTGGACATCCAATTCAACCTGCAGCAGGAGAACGTGCCCTTACTACTACAGCCCTCATATGCAAGATCAAAATCTTTACTCTTTGATGAGCTACGCAACTTTAGAATAAGCCTCAAGTGGTGTGCATTAGATCACTCTTCATGTTTTGGCAAGTTCATATCATATTTCGCATTCATATTCCTCGCCATTATCGTCCCACTCATCAGTTCACTCTGCATTAAGGTCCCATCATCAACACAGGATTGTGCACAAGACGGCCCCGTTTCGTTCAACAAGTTGGTTCAGTTCCCTGAGTCTGGGTTAGCCCTAGTGGGCTTCTTTATACTCTCAAGATTTTTCAGCAAATATGGGCTGCGGCACCTCTTGTTCCTCGATGGCTTACAGGAGGATTCGTTGTTTGTTAGACGTGGATACACGCGCGAGCTTGACAAAGCATTTCGATACCTTGCATGCATACTTTTACCATCTTTCTTCGTGGAGCTTGCACACAAAATCATCTACTTTTCAACGGTGAGGGTGTCGTTCCCCGGCGGCGGGGGGGATCCATGGATCAATTCGATCGTGATGTTTGTGCTGGTTTTAGCATCATGGGTTTATCGAACGG GACGTCGATCCGGATCCGACGCTGGATTTATATTCAGAGAACATTTAAGGATTAGGAAACAATTATCGGCAACCAGTCATCGGTACCGCTTCTTTATCATTGCAAGTCTTGTTGTGATCAGCATCAGTCAAATGGGAGCTTTGCTGCTGATTTTGGGTACACATGCGGATAAGAGTTTCTTCAGTTCTGGTGAACTTGTG GTGTGCTCGGCTGTTGAACTGAGTGGGTTCTTTCTGTGCGTGTTGGGGGCGGCAAGAATCACGCATAGAGCTCAAGGGATAACATCAGTTGCAACAAGATGGCATATGACAGCGACATGCGCTTCTGTTGGCGGATCCGATTCCGGGAAAGGCAACGCCGGAGAGGCAGCTGACCATGATCAATGCAGAGACAGTACTAGTAGTAGCAGTGACTCCGACTCTTCATCAGACATTAACATTAAAGTTCTTTCCTCTCAAGAACCACCCTCCTTCCAAATAAGGCAAGCTCTAG TGGCATATTTGCAACACAACAATGGGGGTATCACGCTGTTTGGATTTGCGCTTGATCGTGGATTACTTCATACAATCTTTGCATTTGAGTTCTCTTTGGTACTGTGGATTCTAAGTAAAGTGGTTGTGTTGTCTTAA
- the LOC102620928 gene encoding AIG2-like protein D, with product MGSASASAANVVNHNHKHNVFVYGSLLADDVVRVLLKRIPQSSSAILPGYRRFSIKGRVYPAILPVENKHVTGRVLFGISDPELLVLDEFEDFEYQRTTADVSLVDTADKLQVQTYVWTNKNDPNLYGDWDFEEWRRLHMKDFVKMTAGFVEELELPEAKPRVAAYESFYQQNADNSEMS from the exons ATGGGTTCGGCTTCGGCTTCCGCAGCGAACGTTGTTAATCACAACCACAAGCACAACGTGTTTGTGTATGGCAGTCTGTTAGCAGACGACGTCGTCCGCGTCCTTCTAAAGCGCATCCCTCAATCTTCTTCCGCCATCCTCCCGGGCTA TCGCAGGTTTAGCATCAAAGGCCGTGTCTATCCAGCCATCCTACCCGTTGAGAACAAACATGTTACCGGCAGG GTGCTGTTTGGAATCTCTGATCCTGAATTGCTTGTTCTAGATgaatttgaagattttgaGTATCAAAGGACCACTGCTGATGTCTCTCTCGTG GATACTGCTGACAAGTTACAAGTTCAGACTTACGTCTGGACCAATAAAAATGATCCCAACCTGTATGGAGATTGGGATTTCGAG GAATGGAGACGCCTACACATGAAAGATTTTGTCAAGATGACCGCAGGATTTGTTGAAGAACTGGAGCTGCCTGAAGCAAAGCCAAGGGTAGCTGCATATGAGTCCTTTTATCAACAGAATGCTGACAATTCAGAAATGTCTTAA
- the LOC102622170 gene encoding uncharacterized protein LOC102622170, which translates to MEGGSSGTRRTRSQVGPDWSSKEALILVNEIAAVEADCLKALSSYQKWKIISETCTALDVPRTANQCRRKWDSLLDEYKKIIVRSRTFPNSQTQTHTDCFPPNFDSELFKAIHDFVMSKDNRSDDTDPDSDTDPEADFSEAISQAQLGSKRQRRQSMCVKQCVEQKLLKSCLHENHQKGGCSEEKLCNSHVEEEPRVRLVEKKCQNSRIKEKKSLKSCLVENEQMMVAKLQENAELIHAIVAESADYSDADLNNVQDLQSEFVRRQGDKLIACLGEIVNTLNQFTDHVQECK; encoded by the exons ATGGAAGGCGGCAGTTCGGGGACGCGACGCACGCGTTCACAAGTGGGTCCAGATTGGAGTTCGAAGGAAGCGCTGATTCTTGTGAACGAGATTGCTGCCGTGGAGGCAGATTGTTTGAAAGCTTTATCAAGCTAtcaaaaatggaaaataatatCTGAAACTTGTACGGCGTTGGATGTGCCGCGCACTGCGAACCAATGCCGGAGGAAATGGGATTCATTGCTTGATGAGTACAAAAAGATAATTGTGCGATCAAGGACTTTTCCTAATTCCCAAACTCAAACTCATACTGATTGCTTTCCACCCAATTTTGACAGTGAGCTCTTTAAAGCCATTCATGATTTCGTTATGTCTAAGGATAACCGATCTGATGATACTGACCCAGATTCAGATACCGATCCTGAAGCTGACTTCTCCGAAGCAATTTCACAAGCACAACTGG GATCCAAGAGGCAAAGGAGGCAGTCAATGTGTGTGAAGCAATGCGTGGAACAAAAGCTTCTAAAAAGCTGCTTGCATGAAAACCATCAGAAAGGTGGCTGCTCAGAAGAAAAACTCTGCAATAGCCATGTGGAAGAAGAACCTCGGGTACGGCTGGTAGAAAAGAAGTGTCAGAACAGTCGCATAAAAGAGAAGAAGTCCTTGAAGAGCTGTTTAGTAGAAAATGAGCAAATGATGGTGGCGAAACTGCAAGAAAATGCAGAATTAATCCATGCCATAGTTGCTGAGAGTGCTGATTATAGTGATGCTGATTTGAATAATGTTCAGGATCTCCAATCAGAATTTGTTAGACGTCAAGGGGATAAGCTCATTGCATGTCTAGGAGAAATTGTTAACACGCTGAATCAGTTCACTGATCATGTACaagaatgtaaataa
- the LOC102621501 gene encoding gamma-glutamylcyclotransferase 2-1, with protein sequence MVFWVFGYGSLVWNPGFEYDEKILGFIKDYRRVFDLACIDHRGTPQHPARTCTLEKSQETICWGVAYCVRGGPEKERLAMEYLERRECEYDSKTLVDFYREGEPSQPALTGVIVFTSTPDKVSNKYYLGPAPLEEMARQIATAVGPCGNNRDYLFKLEKAMFDIGHEDDYIIELANEVRKELGTAEKGILKERKLVGSSSRMPLTKSHIPTLQLGLRPEAVAMDS encoded by the exons ATGGTGTTCTGGGTTTTTGGGTATGGATCATTGGTGTGGAACCCAGGGTTTGAATATGATGAGAAAATTTTAGGCTTCATCAAGGACTACAGGCGCGTGTTTGATCTTG CATGCATTGATCACAGGGGTACACCTCAACACCCGGCTAGAACTTGCACGCTGGAAAAATCTCAAGAAACCATTTGT TGGGGTGTTGCTTATTGTGTCCGAGGAGGTCCTGAAAAGGAAAGACTCGCTATGGAG TATTTGGAACGAAGAGAATGCGAGTACGACTCTAAGACCCTTGTAGACTTTTACAGG GAAGGGGAGCCTTCACAGCCGGCTCTAACTGGGGTTATAGT TTTCACGTCTACTCCAGACAAAGTATCAAACAAGTATTATCTGGGGCCTGCTCCATTGGAGGAAATGGCTAG GCAAATTGCAACGGCTGTCGGACCCTGTGGAAACAATAGAGACTACCTTTTCAAGTTGGAGAAGGCCATGTTTGATATTG GTCATGAGGACGACTACATAATAGAGCTGGCAAATGAAGTGAGGAAAGAGCTTGGAACTGCTGAAAAAGGAATTCTCAAGGAGAGGAAGTTGGTTGGGTCATCATCCCGCATGCCGCTCACAAAATCTCATATTCCAACCCTTCAACTGGGTCTACGCCCTGAGGCGGTGGCCATGGATTCATAA